The nucleotide window TAAACAAGAATTAAAATACTGGCTTGGTAGGCCAGCTTTCTATATTTACTTGGCTATTTTTATTTTTTTAGCCTTCTTTTTCTCAGCAACTTCTGCTGGTATTTGGGATTTTATAACTGTAACTACAGGTTCTTCTAGAATTGTAAATTCGCCAATAGGCGTTAATGGCTTATTCAATGGTTTAACCACATTTATCTTTTTCTTATTTCCCTCCATAATTGGTGTTTCTGTTTATAGAGACTATAAAAGTGAAATGCATACCATTTTATATTCCTATCCATTTACAAAGGCAAATTACTTATTTGCAAAATTTTTAAGTGGAATTACTGTAGTTTCTATAATTGTTTTAGGAATTGGTTTAGGAATGATTATCGGATTTCGTTTTCCAGGTACAAACCCAGATATTGTAGGTCCATTTAGTCTTTTAACCTACGTAAAAACCTATTTGCTTTTTATCTTACCTAATGTAGTTTTCTTTGGTGCCATTGTTTTTGCAATTGTAACATTTACAAGAAATATAGCAGCCGGTTTTATTACAGTAATTATCTTAATGTTTGCACAAGCTGTAGTTGTAAGTAATTTAATGGAGGCCGATTATAAAATGTTGGCTGCAATTTTAGATCCTTTTGGTTCTGCATCAATTTCTTATTATACAGAATATTGGACCATGTCAGAACAAAACAGCATGCAGATTCCTGTAGAATCTATGATTATTTACAATCGAATTTTATGGTCTGTAATTGCTGCAATTATTTTTGGAATAGTGTATAAAATCTTTTCATTTAGTCAGAATGCAATTTCATTTTCATTTAAGAAAGTAAAAGGAGAAAGAATTATAAAAAGAAATTACAGTGGAATAACTAAAATTAACTTACCTAAAGTTACTCATGATTATTCTTTCGCCCAAAACCTAAAGGCTACTTGGAAATTGTCTAACATCGATTTTAAATATATCATTAAAAGTTGGCCTTTTATTTCTATAGTTTTAGTAGGTGTTCTTTTAATTGTGGTAGGTTTATTTACAGTGGGTAGCATTTTTGGAACCCAAACTTTACCTGTTACTTGGCAAATGCTAAATGGAGGTGGTGTTTTTGTTTTATCGATAAACATTTGTACGTTTTTATATGCTGGTTTACTAGTGCAAAGAGCGCAAATTGCTAGAGTAAATCATTTGGTTGATGCTACAACAATACCCAATTGGTCTTTATTGTTTTCTAAATTAATAGCCTTATTAAAAATGCAATTGGTATTGGTAAGTGTAATTATGATTTCTGGAATTATATTTCAGATATATAAAGGCTACTATAAGTTTGAAATTGGTCATTATATTTATGAGTTGTATGTATTAGATTTTTTAAACTATATAGTTTGGGCTTTATTAGCACTATTTATTCAAACGTTAATTAGAAATCCTTATTTAGGTCTTTTTGCTTTGTTAATCATAGCTATTGGTATGCCTTTATTATCTTTTATTGGTGTAGAGCAAGCTGTTTTTAAATACAATGAAGGGCCAGGTTTTAGTTATTCAGACATGAATGGTTATGGTTTTTCTTTAGGCCCTTATTTATGGTACAAAACCTATTGGCTTTTAGGAGGTGTCACTTTAATTATTGTGGCTTTAACTTTTTGGGTTCGTGGAATTCCATTTTCTTTTGCAGAACGTTTTTCTATTGCTAAAAATAGATTTACAGGAAAAATTGCCACAACTTTTATCATATTCTTAGTTGCTTTCTTAGGATTGGGTTTTACCATTTTTAAAGAAAATAATATTGATAAAGAAAGTTTTACTGGCAAAGAGATTGAAAAACGAAGAGTTGAGTGGGAAAAGAAATATAAAAAATACGAAGATTATAAACAGCCAAGAATTATAGCTGTTAAAACTAACGTAGATATTTATCCTAAAGAAAGAACGTTTAAGGCCTCTGCAGTTATGCAAATGGTTAACAAAACAAACCAAGCTATAGACAGTGTTTTTCTTAATCATAATGCAGCCAAAAGTACGTTTGAGTTTACAAGATCTAATCAATTGGTTTTAGAAGATACTATTCATAATTTTGATATTTATCAGTTTGATGAGCCTATACTTCCTGGAGATACATTAGCGTTAAAAGTTACAGTAGAAAGTGATGAGAATACCATGTTTAGTCAAAATTCTCCAATTAGAGAAAATGGTACATTCAT belongs to Polaribacter dokdonensis and includes:
- a CDS encoding ABC transporter permease/M1 family aminopeptidase codes for the protein MFSTIYKQELKYWLGRPAFYIYLAIFIFLAFFFSATSAGIWDFITVTTGSSRIVNSPIGVNGLFNGLTTFIFFLFPSIIGVSVYRDYKSEMHTILYSYPFTKANYLFAKFLSGITVVSIIVLGIGLGMIIGFRFPGTNPDIVGPFSLLTYVKTYLLFILPNVVFFGAIVFAIVTFTRNIAAGFITVIILMFAQAVVVSNLMEADYKMLAAILDPFGSASISYYTEYWTMSEQNSMQIPVESMIIYNRILWSVIAAIIFGIVYKIFSFSQNAISFSFKKVKGERIIKRNYSGITKINLPKVTHDYSFAQNLKATWKLSNIDFKYIIKSWPFISIVLVGVLLIVVGLFTVGSIFGTQTLPVTWQMLNGGGVFVLSINICTFLYAGLLVQRAQIARVNHLVDATTIPNWSLLFSKLIALLKMQLVLVSVIMISGIIFQIYKGYYKFEIGHYIYELYVLDFLNYIVWALLALFIQTLIRNPYLGLFALLIIAIGMPLLSFIGVEQAVFKYNEGPGFSYSDMNGYGFSLGPYLWYKTYWLLGGVTLIIVALTFWVRGIPFSFAERFSIAKNRFTGKIATTFIIFLVAFLGLGFTIFKENNIDKESFTGKEIEKRRVEWEKKYKKYEDYKQPRIIAVKTNVDIYPKERTFKASAVMQMVNKTNQAIDSVFLNHNAAKSTFEFTRSNQLVLEDTIHNFDIYQFDEPILPGDTLALKVTVESDENTMFSQNSPIRENGTFINNSMFPNLGYSAAGELTDNQTRKKYDLPKNDLRPHPSDSTALGNTYISKDSDWIDFEATVSTSEDQIAIAPGYLQKEWVKDGRKYFHYKMDSKILNFYAFNSARYEVKKEMYKGISLEIYYHKGHEFNLDRMMKGMKASLDYNSENFSPYQHKQVRIIEFPKTGGTFAQSFPNTIPFSESIGFIADVNDESDDGVDYPYAVTVHEVAHQWWAHQVIGADVLGATMLSESMSEYVALKVLEEELGKSKMRTFLKEALDGYLQQRTFESKREKPLMYNDGQGYIRYQKGSLVFYALSDYIGDENLNGALKRYVEKVKFQEPPYTTSIEMVDYIREVTPDSLQYIIKDMFETITLYKNRILEVETKELDNGKYQVDIEFEVAKYKNDEKGKKFYGEQVGDTLIYKMPDSDKETLSVQLNDYIDIGIFAEEEVDGVKKEKEIYLQKHKITAINNKISIIVDEKPTEVGVDPYNKLIDTKSDDNRKKI